The sequence aatgtcaacaaaattgacaaactctCAGCTAGAATACTAAAAGAGATAAAAGCatatataactaaaataaaaaataaaagaaggaacatTACCTTTCTCTCAGAATTCCCTGTCAATCTCATTTCCTCAAAATTCCCTCACATCCTCCCTCAAACAGAATTCCTCTCACCTACATTCACTCAGATCCCTCTCACCCTCCTTTCAGTAACCCTCAAACTCACCTCCTTTTCTTCAGAATTCCTTCAGAAATCCCCTTCTTTCCTAAAGAATTCCCTCAGAAATCTCCTTTTGCCCAGAAATTTCCATCCTTCCCCTCAGAATATCATaagtgtctttctttgtttcaGAAATCAATAAagtatagttgctcagttgtacccaactctgcgaccctgtggactgtagcccaccaggttcctctgtccatggggttctccaggcaagaatactggagtgggttgccatttccttctccatcagaaatCAATTCTTTCCCTCAAAATTGACTCATAAATCTTCTTTGCCTCAAAATTCTTTCAGACATCTCTTACTTTTTCTCAGAAATCTCCTACTTTCAATCAGAATTCCCTCAGAAATCTCATTATTTACTTCAGAAATTTCCTTTCTCTCAGAATTTCCTCAATCTCATTTCCTCAGAATTCTCTCAGCAATCTCTTTTTCCACCTCAAAATCTGCTTCTTTCCCTCACAATTCCCTCAGGAATCTGCCTCTTTTCCTCATAAATCTCCATTTTTCCTTCAGAAATCTTCTTTCCCTCAAAAAATTTCTGTATTCTGTTAGAATTTCCTcagaagttttcttcttttagtcAAAGTACCCTCAGAAATATCTTTCTTTCAGTCAGAAATCTCCTTTTTGTCAAGTTTCCCTCAGAAATCTTGCAATCAGAAATCTCCAACTTTCATTCAAAATCCCTCAGAAATGTCCTTTGGGTCACATATCTTCTTCTTACTGTAAGAATTTCCTCAGAAATCACCTTTTATTCTGTAAGAAACCTTCTTTCTGTCAGGTATTTCTCagaaatttccttctttctatcaGAAATCCCTGTCTTTTAGTCAGAAGTAGACTTTTTCCCAGACAAGCTTCCCTCAGAAATCTGTCTCCCTGTTTGAAAATTGCTTCTTTCTGTGAGAATAACCTAGAAGCTCCATTTTCTATTTGATCTAATTTCACCACAAAAAATCCTTCTTTCCCACCAAATTTACAGCAGAAATTACTTTCAGTACACTTCACCTCAGGACCTCCATCTTTCTGTTAGATTTACCACAGAACATAGTAagatctagggcttccctgataggtcacttggtcaagaatctgcctgcatggataccctggttcaatttctgggtcaggaaaatcctctggagaagggataggctccccactcctgtatgcttgtgtttccttgtggctcagcaggtaaagaatcctcctgcaatgcgggtaGACCAGGGTTTAATCCCAGGGTTtaatctctggagaagggaaagcctatctatccactccagtattctggcttggagaattccatggactactgcatagtccatggggtcacaaggagtcggacacgactgagagattttcaCCTTCACTTATTCTATGTTCAGAATGTCCAAGTTTATATCAGATATTTAGCTAAGAACCCTCCAGTTTCTGTCAAATTTTGCTGCAAAACCCTGTATATTTCATTACATTTTACCTCAGAAGTCCTAGGTTttgtcagattttacctcagaacCCTCTAGTTTGTGCCAAATTTTACCTCAGAAACCTCaggtttctgtcagattttacctcagaacctttctattttctttgagaTTTGACCTCAGAACTTTCGAGTTTCTGTCAAATTTTACCTCAGAATCCTCTAGTTTCTGTCACATTCGACCTCAGAACCCCTTAGTTTCTGTCAGATTTGACCTCAGAATcctattttctttcagatttttgccTCAGAACCCTTGAGTTTCTGTCACGCTTGACCTCTGAACCCTCATGTTTCTGTCACATTTGACCACAGAACCCTCTAGTTTCTGTCACATTTGACCTCAGAACCCTCCAGTTTCGGTCAGCTTTTACCTCAGAACGTCCTAGGTTCTGTCAGATTTTAACTCATAACCTTCTAGTTTCTGGCAGATTTTACCTAAGAAGGTCTTAGGTTCTGACAGAATTTACCTCAGAACATCCTCTGTTCTGTCAGAATTCACTTCAGAACCCTCaagtttctgtcagattttaccttAGAACTCTCTAGTTTCTCTTAGTATTTAGCTCAGAACCTCTTGTTTATGTCAAATTTACTACAGAACCTGTATACACACAAACCCCCAAACTCTTTTAGttatgttgttattttttcttttatcttaataTAATTTAGATTATTAAATATGGCTGTCTGAGCTCTGTGTTCCAGAATGCCCGTCATGGAACAGATTTGGTGGTAATTGGCATTCTGTGTACACTGTAATAAACCTGCCTCTGCACAGACAATGACGTTTACTCCTGACTGGGGACATAAAGTCATTGATTATATTGCCTTTATATTTCAGAAAGGAATATAACTTGGCATCTGGTGCTAACTTGGTCAAGAGATGCTACTAAGGGGCATTtgtggtgttccagtggttaggactctgtactatTGCAAAGtgcagaggttcaatccctggttgggaaaactaagatcccacatgccacagggtcaaaataaaaagatatagaGAGCGAAATATTACTAAGGAAATTGGAAGGAGGCTGTATTAGGAATTTAGTAATATGGCAACAAAAGTCATTCCTATTTTTGTACTCTCCATTTAAACTCAAGCCTGTGCTGGGGTATTTCACTTAATGGGGatctatttttaatcttatatgaACTTGGCAGTAACTCTCGTGGACAACTCTTGTACCAGGTACTGGAACATGATGCTATGCTTAGACTGTGTATTAATCCAGTTGCTTCCTCATAGATCTTGTGCCAGCATTCCCATTAAAACACTAGAGAGCCCAGCAACATTGTTTTGACAGCCTATGGGGCCAATTTCTAGTCCTGTGGCAGCAACATGCCTTCTGGAAAGGAGGTCTTTTCTTTGTTTGAGTCTGAATTTCAGGTTGGCTGTTATAACAGTGCTGTCTGCTTATCTTTTCCCAGAAATATCAGGAATGGTAGAGATTCATATTGGAATCTAGAAGGGTGTTTAATCCTTTTGCTCACAAGGGctgtttttaagtattttaaacaaTAATCTTATGCATGTAAGAGGAATGGCATGGGAACAAGAGTGTCTTCACTTATACCCAGTCCTCCTGCAAgtcaggatttatttatttatttaaaatattaaaagaaatttatttgtgttttatttttttaaagttggaggataatggctttacaaggTTGGGTCAGTTTCTGattcacaacagtgtgaatcagctgtgtacacacatatctctccctcttgagcttccctcctgcccacccccatcccacccctctagcttgtcacagagcacagagttgagctccctgtgctatacaatagcttcccactagttatctattttacatgttttagtgtatatatgtgaatgCTCCTGGGAAGAGGTGGAgaggcagatgtagagaacagactcaaGGACACAGgaggggaatgagagggtaagatttattttaagaaacaatGAAGCTTTTCAAAGGCCGGTTATTCATCTCATTGTCCTGGTACTTCAGAGACTTTTCTCATTATTTTGTGGCATCTCTGTAATTCTTCAACATCTTCTATGTCTACCATATTTATTCCTCATTACCTCTATACCAAAAACAAAACTATGTACTTGTTTTTGGGAAAATTTCTATGATGTTCacttttcacaaaatattttcaaaatattgaggaagtctttaaaatgtttttggctTTTCCTAAATAAATAAGCCTCAAACAAACCTTTAGAAAACCTTTTCTTTGTCAAACAATATTCTTGTGaagaaagtcaaagacaaatatcataatgtcacttactgttgttgttcagtcactaagttgtgtcctactctttgcaaccccaaagagattcatggactgtagcttgccaggcttccctgtccttcactacctcctggagtttgctcaaactctagTTCATTGAGTTTGAGCAATGAGTccataccatccaaccatctcatcctctgctgcccccttctcctcctgcacaaaatctttcccagcctcagagtcttttccaatgaagcagctctttgcatcagatagccaaagtattggagcttcacttaCAGGtgaaagcttaaaaaaatgatgcaaatgaacttgtttacaaattGACTCActtacataaaaaacaaacttatggttacagaaagggaaatgggtggggagggataaattgggagcctgggattagcagatacacactactatatataaaataaatgaaaaggatctactgtgtaacacagaaaaatatatttgagatATTGTAACAACCTATactagaaaagaatctgagaaagaatatatgtgtatatatacacacatatgtatatatactgtaactggatcactttgctatacacctgacactaacacagcattgtaaattaactataatttttaaaatggttaataaaaaatacagaaaaaagaaaagggtgaTCTAGTGGTACCATTTGATTGCATGGCCAGTGAAGTCCTCTTTAAGGAGGTGACTTAAACTGAACCAGAGTGACAAAGAAGAACCAGTCCTCTGAGGTTTAGAGAAGGGGTCCCAGACAGAAAATCTGCTGAGGCAAAGGCCTTGTGGCAGGAGCAAACTTGTCCTGTCTGAGAGACATCAAGGTTAGTGCGACTGAAATTAAGCCACAGGGGAGAGAGGTATAAGATGCAGTTAGCGGTCTGGGTGGGGATGAGTTCATGATGTTCTGGGTGaatcatttgcatttattttataagaaaaattgcTAAAGACCTAGGAACATCAGCTGCTGCCTGGGCAAGGCAAATCTTTGTTCTGCAGTGGTGAACACTTAACAGTGGCCTCTCAGAGGACATTATCTTGCCCCCAACACTGGTACCTTGGTTTGCTAGCAGAAAGGGTTTTGGTTTTTGTAAGGGCAGCTGGACATCAGCTCTGGACTGCCTAAGCCATCTCTCCCAGTTGATACAAAGTTACACCTCAATTAAACATGAACTTTCTTTTGCAGCCAATTAAGCCGACTGTGCTCTTTTCCCCATGGGGGCCCAGTGTGCAATGGCTGCAAACAGCAGCCTCCTTGGTAGTGTATGCAACCTGTTGCCTGTACAGGTAGCCCTAAGGGACCTTGGAGACAACTCTTCCTAGTGGGCATTCATGACTGGCCTGCTGTTTCTCAATCTAGACTCCAGACAGGTATGCGTGGTGCCTTTGgaaagccccagggcacagtggccAGGGTCCACATTGGCCAGGTCATAATGTCCATCTGCACCAAGCTGCAGAACAAGGAGCATGTGATTGAAGCCCTCCGCCGGGCCAAGTTCAAGTTCCCTGGCCGTCAGAAGATCCACATCTCCAAGAAGTGGGGATTTACCAAGTTCAATGCGGATGAATTTGAGAACATGGTGGCAGAAAAGCGACTCATCCCGGATGGCTGTGGGGTCAAATACATCCCTAATCGTGGTCCCCTGGACAAATGGTGGGCCCTGCACTCATGAGCATCAGCTCTGTTCCCTCCTTAATCACGCTCACCAATAAATGCTATttcctgtcaaaaaaaaaaaaaaaaaaacatgaacttTCTACTTTTCATCTCTACTTGCCTGGAATAAGGGGagggtctgtctggtcaaggctatgatttttccagtggtcatgtatggatgtgagagttggactgtgaggaaggctgagtgctgaaaaattgatgcttttgaactatggtgttggagaagactcttgagagtcgcttggactgcaaggagatccaaccagttcatcctaaaggagattagtcctgggtgttcattggaaggactgatgctgaagctgaaactccaatactttggccacttcatgcgaagagttgactcattggaaaagaccctgatgctgggaggggttgggggcgggaggagaaggggacgacagagggtgagatggctggatggcatcaccaacttgatgggcatgagtttgagtggactctgggagttattgatggacagggaggcctggcgtgctgtaattcatggggtcgcaaagagtcggacacgactgagcgactgaactgaaatgaactgaatagtGTAATTAATCTATCATTGGTTTGGACTGTTATATCCTTATTGGCTCATTAAGAGACATTATCCTGTATGCGACTGGCTTGTGAAATTATTATAATTCCCACAGTGAACCCGTGTTAAATGTTGTCAAAGACAGTCTCGGTCTTTGAACATAATCTTCCCCGAAACAACACAAAGAGCTTTAAGAATTtagatcatttatttttggcaggaCTACTGATGtggcatgcattttttttttgcctttccttctcattttgattttctctgcttttcttcttcagtGTTAATAATAGAGAAGTTAGATAGAaataataagatatatatatatatatctcctccctggtttctcagatggtaaagaatgtgcttgcAAATGTAGGAAATCCGGGTTAAACCCCTGTGTCAGGTAGATCTCCTGGAAAaagtaatggctacccactctggtatccttgcctgaagaactccatggacagaggagcctgtcaggctatactCCATGAGGtatcaaagagctggacatgactgagtgactaactctttcaatttcacacacacacacacacacacacacacacttatatatatgATCACTTCCTTTATTTACTACGCTTAGCCTCAATCCCCAGGTATCCTCGTATCTATTCCTTATGAACTTTAGAAACTCACCTTAGTGTTACTTGGTTAATTTTCcctggtcttttaaaaatataattaaaatcacTTATATATGCACTTATCATGGCATTGATTATACTGTATGGTCAGTGTTGTTTTACTTGTATCTCCTTCCCTGATCATGACTTCTCCCTTCTCTGAACAAAAGGAGTTTGCACTTTATAAGGATTTATGTTATTTCCTTAGGTCCCATGAGTGTAACACAATTCCTGGCACATCGTATGCATATGATCAGTGTTTGATTGATGGATGAGTGTTAAAGTTCAGTTGACTTGCAAACAAGTAGCAGAGCTGGGAGCAAAACCAAAGCCTTGATCTACAGACAGAATTCCTGAGCAAAAGCATGGAGTCTGCATTGGTTATTCAAAATCTGTCATTTTATGAACACTATAGGTGTGCCGACCTGTTCCTGATATAAGTTCCTGAGCAAAatctgttttcattgctttaatcTGGCCCTGgtgttcatgtccattgtgtgtAAACATATGGAAAAGTCTTTAATTCATGCCAATTCTGTGCAAACatgtctacattaaaaaaaaaaaaagaaacctcgcAAAATACTTTGTTGGTAAAGATATTTGTGAGGCTTATTTTAATGATTACTTTGGGCTGCATTGTATCATTTTTTGAAGTTTCTTCCCAAGACCTTTCTTCTCCAATAACTGACAACAGTTATGAGCCTTAGCTAGCTAAGGGTCAACATTAGCAAAGCGCCTGCTGAAATTCTTCTGCAAATGTTAATATAATCAACTTAGATTCTTGGGTGaggtattttctttttagaagttTGTAGTATGCAACAAGACTTTATCAACTCAGAATTATTAACTGGATGGAGAATATAGCTTACcgttgaaaaattgaaagctttgTTAATATTGCTTTTTAATCCAAAGACAGCTTTCTCATCTCTTATGAACATGAGTTAATCTTGCTTTCCTAAAATTCATTTCCTAaatcatattttgttttaatataattgaAAAATTTTCATGTTATTATAAACATGGTTTCTGTAGCCCCTAagtcaaaatgagaaaataaatttctaaatttcaatttttaaggaTATTTTAGCTGAATCTTCTTAAGTAACAATCAATTGCtgcttctgggaaaaaaaaagaaatggataattTAATATGGATGATTAATTTAACTTCAGGTGATTGAAGAAGCCAACTTTACTTTTATGTAATACTTATGTATTTTCTAGGTAGAGTtctctagagaaaagcccatttTAATGTTCATAAGTGtaaataatatttgtaaagtata comes from Cervus elaphus chromosome 29, mCerEla1.1, whole genome shotgun sequence and encodes:
- the LOC122686003 gene encoding 60S ribosomal protein L10-like yields the protein MQPVACTGSPKGPWRQLFLVGIHDWPAVSQSRLQTGMRGAFGKPQGTVARVHIGQVIMSICTKLQNKEHVIEALRRAKFKFPGRQKIHISKKWGFTKFNADEFENMVAEKRLIPDGCGVKYIPNRGPLDKWWALHS